The Fulvia fulva chromosome 11, complete sequence genome segment CTGAGATAGCCCAATGGACGACGCGCTTCGCTTAAAGCTCATCGTGGTCAGCGACCTCATCGCTGTCAAGGATAGCATCCTTGGCGGCCTCAGCAGCCTTCTTCACCTCCTCCTTAACCTTCTCCTTCACACCCTCAGTGGCGGCAGCAGCCTGTTGTGGCATGCCGTCGGTCTCAACAGTCTCAGTCTCACCAGCAGTCTCGACGTATGCGTCAATCTTGTCAGAGCCGTTGTCGCGGATGAAGTTGGCGAGATCCTCAACAGTTCGCGAACCGTTGTAGTCGACTGGCTCGGACTTCTCGCCCTTCTTGAAGAGCTTGATGGTTGGGAAGCCCTGGATCTCATCTGGGACGTCGTTGAGAGTGGCATCAACCTTGGCAATGACGATCTTGTCCTCATAGTCCTTGTAGAGACCGGCAAGCTCATCGTACTTTGGTGCGAGAGCCTTGCAGTGTCCGCACCATGGAGCGTAGAACTCGAGGAGAACGTCCTTGTCGCTGTTGATGACGATGTCCTCGTAGTTCTTTGCAACGACGATCTGGACTGCGCCCTTCTCGCGCTTCTCTGGAAGTGGCTCGCTCTTGATGCTTGGCTCGACCTTGCCGGCGACGAAGTCTTTGACGTATTTGCCAATCTTCTTTGCGGTGAGCTCCTTGATGTCGCCGGCGGACTCGTATGGGAACTTCTGGTTCTTGGCGGTGTCCTGAATGGCGAAAGCTGGCCACTTGCCAACTTCGAGGTTGAGGTTACCAGCGTGCTGGCCAAAGGCAGAGGCGTCGATGGTAGCGAAGCTGACCTTGCCCTTGTACTCTTCAGCAAGTGGCTTGAGATCCTTTGCGAGCGATTCGCGCTCCTCAGCGGTCTCGGCGAAGATGTATGCGAGTGGAAGGCCGGACTAGAGGATGTGTCAGTATCGAAAGCACTACGATGTACGTCTGTAGTCACTTACAGCCATGTATCCAGCGTATGTCTCTGGGCCAACCTCGCCAATCAATGGTGTTGCGGCGACCTTGGCGAACTCGGTGATGGCCTCCTTGTCGAACTTCTCGGTGAACTCATTCTTGCCCTCATCGAACTGCTTGTAGAGAACAATGGCTGGTGCCTTGACGCCCTCGGCCTTGGCCAAGTCGGCATCAGAGGTAGCTGCGAAGAGGTAGCTGTCCCGGAGCTCCTCCGCGATCTCGGTAAATGTGGTGTTGGATGTCTTGTCGTCCTTCCCGATGTATGCGACGAGCACGACCTTGTCGGCGGTCTTGAACTCGTCGAGGGCGGCTTGTGTGGTGAGGAGGGAGACGGCTGGCAGGGACTGCTTGGTCATGTACGAAACAATGGCGTCTGCCTTTCGTGCGCCAGAGTATGGCGAGATGTTCTTCTCGCCGCGGAAGATCTTGAGCGTTGGGTATCCCTCGACGCCGTACTCTTGGCAGAGATCTTGCTGCTCGGTGCAGTCGATCTTGGCCAGTGCAATGCTCTTCTCCTTTAGTGTTGTGGCCGCCTCCTCGTACTCTGGTGCAAGCGCCTTGCAGTGACCGCACCACGGTGCGAAGACTAGACGGTGTTAGCGATGAGCTCCCACATGTGATTGTCGCCCACACATACATTCTGCGAGCACAAGCTCGTTCTCTGTGACAAAGTCCTTGAAGGTGTCCTTGGTGAGCTCATGGACATCGCTGGCCATCGCCAGGCCGGCCAGAGCCAGCAGTGCGGAGGAGTAACGCATGGTGTGTGGCTATCAGTTGATGGTGGTgatggtggtggtggtggtggtggtggtggtggtggtggtgagCGCTTCGTGTGGTGCTTGTAACTCAAGACCGGCAAGAGGATTCAAGGGGCGGTAGTTGATGTGGATGTCCTTAAAAGAGTAGTGGGAGTAGTAGCACTCGTCAAGTTTAAGTGTCGAGTCGAGTTCTGGCTTCGTGTCCCCACGCGGCTACCAATGCTCTGCTTGGAAATCCAGGGTCCTCAACTGCCAGCTGTTCTTCCAATGCGGCTTAGTCGATATGAACCTGGGGCAAGCATCTGCTTTTAGACTCAACCTCTCTGTTCACCCAAACGACTCGCCATCGGCGCCGCATGAACCAACATGTGCGTTGGAATCTAGCATGTGTCATTACTGTGCTACTACCTTAAGTATCATTGCTGCATAGCTATTTGTCCGACTGTCCTTTCGAGAGAGGTACCAACACCAACATCGGCTACACGATCTAGACGCCGCCACCATCAAACTCTATGCTGCAACTATCCGCACTCTATCGTCAAGCAGAAGCATGCCAATCCTCCACGAAGCGGTGTCTGTTCCTGCGCATGTTATGAGATCCCAGTCCTTGGACTTGTGATACTGACTCGAGACTATCCCTCAGCAGTGGCACGGCTTCGGATACCCTCGGCTTCCGACCCGTGGATCAGCACTGAGACTTGACACCTGTCATATCATGAGACCACTGTCCTCACTGTCGATAGCGGGTGAGGTGTGTCGATGGTGTGGCCACAGTGCATTTCCTGGAGAACATCTTGGCAGACAGGAACATCATCCACTTGGTGAAGCCGCCGATGTGATGCTTGGGCCCTTTCGAACTGTGTGAGGCTTGAATCATGATGCTCCTGGTCCTCATGCCCAACATCAGAACTTCGACGTCTGTATGCTGCACTTCCAAGGAGGCCTGTGTTTGGAACTGTCGAACATCGATCCGAAATAGGCATCGTTTCGCCAGTCCAGATCACGAGTCAGCAGACAGTATGTCTGCCAGTCATCTCGATACGGCGTATCATCCTCGAGATATGCTCGACAGCTGTGTAAGAGCCTGAGTCTGTCAAAAGAGGCAACTGTCAGCTACATCCAGGCACCACGTGGCACAAGACAAGCAACACGTCGGCCACGCAGGGCAGCATCATGTGGCTTCCCCATCAGCACTCACCAAAGTCCTCCTAGCAGCCAACTCATCCCCATCCCCACTAGGCCTATAACAATGCCTCACGACCGCCAGTAGCGAATGATACAACCCGTACCTGCATCCACACCGTCAGCACAATCCCCAGTGTGGTCGCACCACATAACATGGCGTCCAAATGGCTTACAAGTACTGCCTGATCCTCTCATTCGCATCACGATTCGGTAACCTCCCAAACCCCTCCGCAAAGCCCACCCTCGGCTTATGGAAGCAATCACTCATGAACGGGTCGCCCCAAATCGCCGTACTCCAGTCCACAATCCCCGCAAAAGTGTAGTCATTTGTATTAACGAGAACATTTTCATCCTTTGCCATCTCCAATAGCACAAGCCTTGGCTGACTGATCTGATCCAGCACCTGTCGATGCCGACGAACCTGATTCCGGATAAAGTCGTAGGGGAGACTGACCAGCGCATCTTCTCCGTCTCGGAGGATCGTCTCCAGCAGGGCAGCAAAGCATCGGCTCCACGCCGGACTTGCAGGCGGCGTCCCTGGACTGATGGCGCCAAAGGCTGGGCCAGAAATGTGGGAGAGTTGACGGACGTACTGGCCGAGAGATTTGTCGATGCTGGAGAAAGCTTGGCGGGAGAGGGAGGCCTCTATGTCAGAGAGGATGGAGCCTTTGAAAGGTCCGTTGATGAGGTAAGGTGAGCCCATGGGGATTGTGGTGGGGTGGTATTGAATGAGGCGCGGGACCAGCATGTCAGATCTGCTCTGTAGAGATTGGAGGACTAAGGCTTCGGTTTGGAGTCGTTCTTCCTCCTGGCCGAGGAGTCGTATGTGGGAAGAGGGTCGGCATTTGAGGACGTAGAAGTATTCTGAAGTTGGTTGGAGGCGGAGGTTCCTGAAGACGCTGCCGTCTAGTCTTTCTATCCGGACGGCCTTGATCTGAAGAGCCTTGAGGGCGACCTGGTGGACAGTGCCGCGATCTGGCGATCTCGACATGCCGGGAGGGAGAGGCTTGAAGATGGGTTGAGGCGGTGATGAGATTGGCGAGAGGAGGACCGTCATTTTGTATTCGACCGGTGCTTCAGTCTTGACTATACGACAAGTAAGATCGCAAGGCCTGAATGAAACGTGTAAGCTGCTAGTTGAAGAACACCGGGCATCTCCCCAGGCTGGGCAAGAAAAGATGGATGATGGATGATGGAATGGGTTGTCGGACGACTTGCTGCACGTCCACACCGATGAAGCCCGGATAGTTGGCGTGTAAGAGCCGATGTAGTTAAGCTACTACCGCCACCTAGTCAGGCTCCTACATGCCAGCGCCATCTCACTTACGATGCAATCTGTATGGTTCCGGGAGCATATATACGATGTCAGTGGGCATACGGTGCGGGTCGAGCACCGAGGGCGCGGCTCATAGCGAGACTTGAAGGCTAGGTAATAATCTCGCATGCCAGCAATTGTCACTGGCTGCAGACCAGGCGCCCGTATAGGAAGGTCGCCGGTGCGTGTTCTTGAAACTCTCTCACTCCGCGCGGTGATTGATCGTTAGGCAGATCCTGTTCGCGTTGTCGCCAGTAAATAGACTCGGTGACAAGCGAAGAAAGTCGTCAGCGCTCGTCTATCGAGGTGCTAGTGCCGATCCGCACTGGCCAATGAAACCGACTGGAAGGGAACGGGGAGCGTGGGTCAACGTTGTAGAAATCGCCTAAAGTGTGGTTTCGTTGGAAGAAATGTAATAAATCTCAAATGATAGAACCAAGAAGCCATGCTATGTCCGACGCGCAGTCGAAGACCTTGCACGACTTGCAAGACGTCAAGACGAAAACCGCGCGATCGGGTCCTCCTGTCAATCTGGGTGGAGGCGTGTGCCACAAGCGAGGGCTCGAGGTCCAGTGCGGTCGTGTGCCCCGATCTACCCTACACGTGCCCTATTATCTGGCTGTGTCGGAACGTCGGGATGCTGGGTCTCCACGCGGAACGCACGCTGTGCACGTTCTTGAGGCAACACAAGATCGTGGACAAGCCGGCCCTGCAGATGTCGATGA includes the following:
- a CDS encoding Disulfide-isomerase, with the protein product MRYSSALLALAGLAMASDVHELTKDTFKDFVTENELVLAEFFAPWCGHCKALAPEYEEAATTLKEKSIALAKIDCTEQQDLCQEYGVEGYPTLKIFRGEKNISPYSGARKADAIVSYMTKQSLPAVSLLTTQAALDEFKTADKVVLVAYIGKDDKTSNTTFTEIAEELRDSYLFAATSDADLAKAEGVKAPAIVLYKQFDEGKNEFTEKFDKEAITEFAKVAATPLIGEVGPETYAGYMASGLPLAYIFAETAEERESLAKDLKPLAEEYKGKVSFATIDASAFGQHAGNLNLEVGKWPAFAIQDTAKNQKFPYESAGDIKELTAKKIGKYVKDFVAGKVEPSIKSEPLPEKREKGAVQIVVAKNYEDIVINSDKDVLLEFYAPWCGHCKALAPKYDELAGLYKDYEDKIVIAKVDATLNDVPDEIQGFPTIKLFKKGEKSEPVDYNGSRTVEDLANFIRDNGSDKIDAYVETAGETETVETDGMPQQAAAATEGVKEKVKEEVKKAAEAAKDAILDSDEVADHDEL